The sequence TTGAAGTCACACAAGATGGTGTCGTAAAAATTAAACTACTTGGTGCATGTGAGACTTGCCCCAGTTCTGATATGACTTTAAAAATGGGTATCGAATTAACTCTAGCTGAAAAAATTATCGGCTTTAAAGAAGTTGTTCAGGTTTTTTAAACAAATATTTTAGCGGCCAAACAATCGGTCGCTATTTTTGTATAAAAAGGTTTAGAAATCCTGTAAACGTCTATCATACAATATACATACAGTTAGAAGGAGGTAAGAAAAAATGGTAGAAAAACAAAGTGCGTTAGAATCAAAAGCACGCAGTTGGCTCATCGAACGCGGTGTAGAAATTGACGATATCGCAGAACTTGTATTATTTTTACAACAAAAATATCATCCCGGATTGGAATTAGATATTTGCCGGCAAAATGTTGAGCATGTTCTTCGTAAACGTGAAGTTCAAAATGCAGTTTTAACAGGTATACAGCTTGATGTGATGGCTGAAAAAGGTGAACTCGTCCAACCACTACAAAATATCATTAGTGCTGATGAGGGACTGTACGGCGTCGACGAGATACTCGCGCTGTCCATCGTCAATGTGTATGGATCCATTGGATTTACCAATTACGGTTATATCGATAAAGTAAAACCAGGGATTCTTGCAAAATTAAATGAACACGATGGCATCGCTGTACACACATTTCTCGATGATATTGTTGGTGCTATCGCTGCAGCCGCAGCCAGTCGCCTTGCACATAGTTACCATGACGACATCGTTAATTAAACAAAAACCAGTAAAACAAGAGGCTATTCCTCCAATTTTACTGGTTTTTCTTTTCCTAATTTTACTTCTACTTGTCGAATCGAGTTTTTATTCATCGAACGTACGATAAAGCGGTACCCCTCATGTTCAATCTCATCACCCGCTTCTAAGTCAAAACGTTCGAGCAGCATCCATCCCGATAACGTATGAACACCCGGCCCTTCAATCGGAACCCCGAGTGCTTCCTCGACATCTAGGAGCGGCTCAGACCCTTCAATTATAAAATGATTCAAAGCTACTTTCCGAATCCCTTTCGGACCTTTTGCTTCTTCCATATCACCAACAATCACTTCCATAACATCTTCCAGCGTCACAATCCCTGAAGTCCCACCGTATTCATCCGTAAGAACGACAAATGGCTCACTTTCTTGCTGCATTTTCACAAGTAACTCTTCCAAAATCATGCCTTCAAATACTTCTAAAACTGGTGTAATAAACGGTTGAATGGATTGCGTCACAATCGTTTCGTCTTTGCCAAGTCCAGCCATCACCGCACTGACTCGTAGCATTCCGATAATATGATCTTTATCTTCATCTTCGGTTACTGGAAAAATATGATATGTATGTTCAGAAGTTAATTTCAGTAAATCTCTTACAGTTGCCGTTTGGTCAATCGCAATCATCGACATTCGCGGTATCATCACTTCTTTCGCTGGTACGTCGCCCAGTTTGAAAATATTTTTCATATAACGAAACTCTTGTGGATTCAAAAGTCCTTGCCTATAGCTATCTTCAAAAATGATCTTCAGTTCTGTTGGCGTCATTTGGTCCGCATCAATCGTTTTCTTTACGCCAAACATCCGCGTGATTAAATTCGCCGAGTTATTTAAAAGCCAATTGAGTGGAAAAGTCAGGCGATACCAATACACAAGCGGGCGCGCGATGAACAGAGCTACTTTTTCTGTGCTTTGAATTGTAAATGTTTTCGGAGCAAGTTCCCCGAGTACCACATTTAAGAATGTAATTAAAATAAACGAAACAAAAATCGAAATCGGCTTTTCAACGGATTCTGGTACAGGTAACATTAAAAATAACGGCTCCAACCAACCACGCATTGTTGCTTCACCAACCCACCCCATAGCAAGCGCGGCGAGTGTGTTCCCTAACTGACAGGCAGCCAAATAATCATTCATATTCGAAGTAACTTTTTTTACATATTTCGCTCGCGGGTCCTCTGAGGCTACTAGTTGCAAGACAGTAGGTTTTCGAATTGCGACAATGGCAAATTCACTTGCCACGAAAAAGGCGGTTGCTGCAATTAAAAATATTACAAAGAAATCATTAAAAACGTCCATTTAGCATCCTCCTTATCCCCATTCTATACCCGATTTTAACGTTTGAACCACAAGTCGGCCACTGCCTCGCCGTCAATGATCTCCCCCGTTTTTTCAAACCCATATTTTGCATAAAATTTTTCCGCTACTATATTATCAGGTTCATAAGATAAACGCAGTCGTGCTGGCTGTTCTGGCAAATTTTTCACCATCTCAATAATTTGCTCTAGTGCATCCCCGCCGTACCCCTTACCTTGATGCTCTTTCCCAGTCATAAACCGTACCAACCAAAACTCACCATCATCTGTATCCATACCGTACATTGCGTAACCAACCGGCATATTATCCGCGTATATTACCAGCGAATGATACGTTTCTTCAAAACTTGCTTCGATAATAGAATACCAATTTTCTGCGACAAATGTTTTTTGGTGCGGATGCACTTCTAATTTTGCTGTTTCGTGGAAATTGTCTTTTGTTAACTTTTGAATTGAGACCATTTTCTAACCTCCTATTTATTAAAAAAAGAGCAGAAAAATTCCGCTCTTCTAGTTAAATTTCCAATCAGTTAGTTTTGTTACAGCGTATGTAGGCTGGATTTCTTTTGTTAATAATGCTTCTTTTGATGTAAAGCCAGTGTGTACGATTAACGTATCCATGCCGTAATTGATGCCTGCCATAATATCGGTTTCGTAGTTGTCCCCCACCATGATTGCTTCGTCTTTATGAACGCCGAGTTTTGCGAGTGCTTGCTCCATAATAATGGATTCAGGCTTTCCAATAAAAACTGGCGCTGTTTCTGTGGCTACGGAAACGACTGATGTAATCGAACCATTTCCCGGAAGCAAACCGCGCTCTGTCGGAATTGCCGCATCGCCATTCGTTGAAATAAACATCGCGCCACCTCGAACCGCAAGAGCTGCTTTTGAAAATTTCTCATAATCGACTTCCCGGTCAAGCCCGACAACAACAAAAGCTGGATTACTAGAAGTTATTTCAAATCCATTATCTGTTAGTTCTTGTTTTATTCCACGTTCTCCGATAACATAAACCGTTCTTTCGCGTTTTTGTTCCATCATAAATTGTACGGTTGCTTGTGACGTCGTGAAAACATCCTCGCTTACAGCTTGAATCCCCATATCAGTTAAATGTTCTGCTACTTGCCCAGGTGTTTTTGTTGAATTGTTTGTTACAAATAAATACGGAATTCCCGCACGTTTTAAGTTTTCGATAAAAATGATCGCCTCTGGAATAACTTCTGCCCCGCGATACATCGTACCATCTAAATCAATTAAATACGCTTTATAATTCTTCAATTCCAAACTACCTCATTTACTATTTTACTTTTTTAATAACAAAATAAGCACAACCAAAATTGCAGTATTCATAAATATATTCTTTTAACGTGCTAATTTTGTTGTCGTATGCAGCTTTGCGGTTATCATCTTCGAAAAAGCCTTTAAGACGCAGTTGATCATAACCCCAGTCGCCCACTATATAATCATATCGTCCAAGAATATCGCTAAACCGTTCGTTTAACTTCTCCTCGTCAAAAGCATCGCGATAATTGGTGATAATCTCGTAGTTTAAATCTTGAATCGTAATCGTCACTTGTCTTCCTCCTGTCCGTACATTTTTTTAAGTTTCCATTTTAAAATATCTCGGAGTAGTTCCGGTGTATATACTTCTTTTCGTTTAATTTGTTTTACTATCGGGAAAAATGGCGCGAACACAAACGTATCATGCGTCGCAATTCGGTATTCCCGTGTTTTATCAATTGGTTGATTATCAAAAAGTGCCACTTGATTTTCTGAGTCAAAACCAGCTCTATCCATCAAAACGGTACCAAAGTACTCACCTCGGAAACCAAAACCTCGAAGCGGAATATCTTGCAGTTCTGCTTTCTTTCGGTAGATTCCGTCAATAAGTATTTCAAGTTCCTCACCAGACATCGTTAAAGCAATTGCGTTGAGCGGATGCGGTAACATTTGGTGGATATCAAAATCTGTCACGATTCC comes from Listeria monocytogenes and encodes:
- a CDS encoding hemolysin family protein produces the protein MDVFNDFFVIFLIAATAFFVASEFAIVAIRKPTVLQLVASEDPRAKYVKKVTSNMNDYLAACQLGNTLAALAMGWVGEATMRGWLEPLFLMLPVPESVEKPISIFVSFILITFLNVVLGELAPKTFTIQSTEKVALFIARPLVYWYRLTFPLNWLLNNSANLITRMFGVKKTIDADQMTPTELKIIFEDSYRQGLLNPQEFRYMKNIFKLGDVPAKEVMIPRMSMIAIDQTATVRDLLKLTSEHTYHIFPVTEDEDKDHIIGMLRVSAVMAGLGKDETIVTQSIQPFITPVLEVFEGMILEELLVKMQQESEPFVVLTDEYGGTSGIVTLEDVMEVIVGDMEEAKGPKGIRKVALNHFIIEGSEPLLDVEEALGVPIEGPGVHTLSGWMLLERFDLEAGDEIEHEGYRFIVRSMNKNSIRQVEVKLGKEKPVKLEE
- a CDS encoding NifU family protein, which produces MEEISYAEVDKALKKFRPFLVRDGGDYELIEVTQDGVVKIKLLGACETCPSSDMTLKMGIELTLAEKIIGFKEVVQVF
- a CDS encoding TIGR01457 family HAD-type hydrolase; this encodes MKNYKAYLIDLDGTMYRGAEVIPEAIIFIENLKRAGIPYLFVTNNSTKTPGQVAEHLTDMGIQAVSEDVFTTSQATVQFMMEQKRERTVYVIGERGIKQELTDNGFEITSSNPAFVVVGLDREVDYEKFSKAALAVRGGAMFISTNGDAAIPTERGLLPGNGSITSVVSVATETAPVFIGKPESIIMEQALAKLGVHKDEAIMVGDNYETDIMAGINYGMDTLIVHTGFTSKEALLTKEIQPTYAVTKLTDWKFN
- a CDS encoding phosphatidylglycerophosphatase A → MVEKQSALESKARSWLIERGVEIDDIAELVLFLQQKYHPGLELDICRQNVEHVLRKREVQNAVLTGIQLDVMAEKGELVQPLQNIISADEGLYGVDEILALSIVNVYGSIGFTNYGYIDKVKPGILAKLNEHDGIAVHTFLDDIVGAIAAAAASRLAHSYHDDIVN
- a CDS encoding GNAT family N-acetyltransferase, whose product is MVSIQKLTKDNFHETAKLEVHPHQKTFVAENWYSIIEASFEETYHSLVIYADNMPVGYAMYGMDTDDGEFWLVRFMTGKEHQGKGYGGDALEQIIEMVKNLPEQPARLRLSYEPDNIVAEKFYAKYGFEKTGEIIDGEAVADLWFKR
- a CDS encoding YutD family protein → MTITIQDLNYEIITNYRDAFDEEKLNERFSDILGRYDYIVGDWGYDQLRLKGFFEDDNRKAAYDNKISTLKEYIYEYCNFGCAYFVIKKVK